One window from the genome of Lysobacter helvus encodes:
- a CDS encoding CTP synthase, which translates to MRPPGSQTPLVFVTGGVVSSLGKGIAAASLAAILETRGLRVTLMKLDPYINVDPGTMSPFQHGEVYVTDDGAETDLDLGHYERYVRTRLSRKNSITTGRIYENVIRKERRGDYLGGTVQVIPHITDEIKRCIDEATTGFDVGLVEIGGTVGDIESLPFLEAIRQIRTERGPEHALFMHLTLVPFIAAAGELKTKPTQHSVKELRSIGIQPDILLCRSEQPLPDGERRKIALFTNVPEKAVISAVDLDNIYKIPMWLHAQGLDQIVVERLQLDCKPEADLSEWNAVVDATEHPVDEVTIAVVGKYVDHQDAYKSLAEALKHGGLRQRTRVRLKWLESQDVEKDGGKALEGVDGILVPGGFGDRGFEGKVLTAKFAREHHVPYFGICYGMQAAVVDYARHVLMLDDANSTENDKQSKHPVIGLITEWRTATGDVERRSEESDLGGTMRLGLQDQRIKPGTLAHAVYGKDVVGERHRHRYEFNNRYRTQLEDAGLVFSAKSMDDLLVEMIELPQSQHPWFLACQAHPEFLSTPRDGHPLFIGFIRAAREHKANAGQAVGRLLKEASA; encoded by the coding sequence ATGCGCCCTCCTGGTTCCCAGACACCGCTCGTGTTCGTCACCGGCGGCGTCGTCTCCTCGCTCGGCAAGGGCATCGCGGCGGCCTCGCTCGCGGCCATCCTCGAAACGCGCGGCCTGCGCGTGACGCTGATGAAGCTCGACCCGTACATCAACGTCGATCCCGGCACGATGAGCCCGTTCCAGCACGGCGAGGTGTACGTCACCGACGACGGCGCCGAGACCGACCTGGACCTGGGCCACTACGAGCGCTACGTCCGCACCCGCCTGTCGCGCAAGAACTCCATCACGACCGGCCGCATCTACGAGAACGTGATCCGCAAGGAGCGCCGCGGCGACTACCTCGGCGGCACCGTGCAGGTCATCCCGCACATCACCGACGAGATCAAGCGCTGCATCGACGAGGCCACCACCGGCTTCGACGTGGGGCTGGTGGAGATCGGCGGCACGGTGGGCGACATCGAGTCGCTGCCGTTCCTCGAGGCCATCCGCCAGATCCGCACCGAGCGCGGCCCCGAGCACGCGTTGTTCATGCACCTCACGCTGGTGCCGTTCATCGCGGCCGCGGGCGAGCTGAAGACCAAGCCGACGCAGCACTCGGTGAAGGAACTGCGTTCGATCGGCATCCAGCCGGACATCCTGTTGTGCCGCAGCGAGCAACCGCTGCCGGACGGCGAGCGCCGCAAGATCGCGCTGTTCACCAACGTGCCGGAAAAGGCGGTGATCTCGGCCGTCGACCTGGACAACATCTACAAGATCCCGATGTGGCTGCACGCGCAGGGCCTGGACCAGATCGTGGTCGAGCGCCTGCAACTCGATTGCAAGCCCGAAGCCGACCTGTCGGAATGGAACGCGGTGGTCGACGCGACCGAACACCCGGTCGACGAAGTCACCATCGCCGTCGTCGGCAAGTACGTCGACCACCAGGACGCGTACAAGTCGCTCGCCGAGGCGCTGAAGCACGGTGGCCTGCGCCAGCGCACGCGCGTGCGCCTGAAGTGGCTCGAATCGCAGGACGTGGAGAAGGACGGCGGCAAGGCGCTGGAAGGCGTCGACGGCATCCTGGTGCCCGGCGGCTTCGGCGATCGCGGTTTCGAAGGCAAGGTGCTCACCGCCAAGTTCGCGCGCGAACACCACGTGCCGTACTTCGGCATCTGCTACGGCATGCAGGCCGCGGTGGTCGATTACGCGCGCCACGTGCTCATGCTCGACGACGCCAACAGCACCGAGAACGACAAGCAGTCGAAGCACCCCGTCATCGGCCTGATCACCGAGTGGCGCACCGCCACCGGCGATGTCGAACGCCGCAGCGAAGAAAGCGACCTCGGCGGCACGATGCGCCTGGGCCTGCAGGACCAGCGCATCAAGCCCGGCACGCTCGCGCACGCGGTGTACGGCAAGGACGTGGTGGGCGAGCGTCATCGCCATCGTTACGAATTCAACAACCGCTATCGCACGCAGCTCGAAGACGCGGGCCTGGTCTTCAGCGCCAAGTCGATGGACGACCTGCTGGTCGAGATGATCGAACTGCCGCAGTCGCAGCATCCGTGGTTCCTGGCCTGCCAGGCGCACCCGGAGTTCCTGTCCACGCCGCGCGACGGGCATCCGCTGTTCATCGGCTTCATTCGCGCCGCGCGCGAACATAAAGCCAATGCAGGCCAGGCCGTCGGCCGCCTGCTCAAGGAGGCGAGCGCATGA
- the eno gene encoding phosphopyruvate hydratase, with protein sequence MMTISKIHAREILDSRGNPTLEADVTLSDGSFGRAMVPSGASTGTKEAVELRDGDKTRYLGKGVRKAVGNVNTTIATALHAFDGDQEALDRRLIDLDGTENKGRLGANALLGVSLAFAHAVAASRKLPLWRSLATSDNVTLPVPMMNIINGGAHADNNVDLQEFMVLPVGFDSFAESLRAGTEIFHALKSVLKGRGLSSAVGDEGGFAPDLRSNEEALETILEAIGKAGYKAGEDVLLGLDVASSEFFDNGKYNLTGEGKRLTSEQFVDFLAGWAAQYPIITIEDGMAEHDWAGWKLLTQRLGDRVQLVGDDLFVTNPRIFKEGIEQGVANAILIKVNQIGTLTETLEAIAMADHARYAAIVSHRSGETEDTTIADIAVATTATQIKTGSLCRSDRVAKYNQLLRIEEQLGTAARYAGRDAFVSLKR encoded by the coding sequence ATGATGACCATCTCGAAGATCCACGCGCGCGAAATCCTCGACAGCCGCGGCAATCCCACCCTCGAAGCCGACGTCACGCTGTCCGACGGCAGCTTCGGCCGCGCGATGGTGCCGTCCGGCGCCTCCACCGGCACGAAGGAAGCGGTCGAGCTGCGCGACGGCGACAAGACGCGCTACCTCGGCAAGGGCGTGCGCAAGGCGGTGGGCAACGTCAACACGACGATCGCCACCGCGCTGCACGCCTTCGACGGCGACCAGGAAGCGCTCGACCGCCGCCTGATCGACCTCGACGGCACCGAGAACAAGGGTCGCCTGGGCGCCAACGCGCTGCTCGGCGTGTCGCTGGCCTTCGCGCATGCCGTCGCGGCCTCGCGCAAGTTGCCGCTGTGGCGTTCGCTCGCCACCTCGGACAACGTCACGCTGCCCGTGCCGATGATGAACATCATCAACGGCGGCGCGCATGCCGACAACAACGTCGACCTGCAGGAATTCATGGTGCTGCCGGTCGGCTTCGATTCGTTCGCCGAATCCCTGCGCGCCGGCACCGAGATCTTCCACGCGCTCAAGTCCGTGCTGAAGGGCCGCGGCCTGAGCAGCGCGGTGGGCGACGAAGGCGGCTTCGCGCCGGACCTGCGTTCGAACGAGGAAGCGCTGGAAACCATCCTCGAAGCGATCGGCAAGGCCGGCTACAAGGCCGGCGAAGACGTGCTGCTGGGCCTGGACGTCGCGTCGAGCGAATTCTTCGACAACGGCAAGTACAACCTCACCGGCGAAGGCAAGCGCCTGACGTCGGAACAGTTCGTCGACTTCCTCGCCGGCTGGGCCGCGCAGTACCCGATCATCACCATCGAAGACGGCATGGCCGAACACGACTGGGCCGGCTGGAAGCTGCTCACGCAGCGCCTCGGCGATCGCGTGCAGCTGGTCGGCGACGACCTGTTCGTCACCAACCCGCGCATCTTCAAGGAAGGCATCGAGCAGGGCGTGGCCAACGCGATCCTGATCAAGGTCAACCAGATCGGCACGCTCACCGAAACGCTGGAAGCCATCGCGATGGCCGACCACGCGCGCTATGCGGCGATCGTCTCGCACCGCTCCGGCGAAACCGAGGACACCACCATCGCCGACATCGCGGTGGCCACCACGGCGACGCAGATCAAGACCGGCTCGCTGTGCCGGTCCGACCGCGTGGCCAAGTACAACCAGTTGCTGCGCATCGAAGAACAGCTGGGCACGGCCGCGCGTTACGCCGGTCGCGATGCCTTCGTGTCGCTGAAGCGCTGA
- the ftsB gene encoding cell division protein FtsB — MRSMRWLGAIVLVLAVLLAWLQYRLWVGHGGAREVQDLAEQVHQQQRDNGGLKQRNAEVAAEVEDLKSGEAAVEERARSELGMIKPGETFYRVVEPASTATADEAPAADPAETPQ, encoded by the coding sequence CTGCGCTCCATGCGTTGGCTCGGCGCGATCGTGCTCGTGCTCGCCGTCCTGCTGGCGTGGCTGCAGTACCGGCTGTGGGTCGGGCACGGCGGCGCGCGCGAAGTGCAGGACCTGGCCGAACAGGTGCACCAGCAGCAGCGCGACAACGGCGGGCTGAAGCAGCGCAACGCGGAAGTCGCGGCGGAAGTGGAAGACCTCAAGTCGGGCGAAGCGGCGGTCGAAGAACGCGCGCGCAGCGAGCTGGGCATGATCAAGCCGGGCGAAACGTTCTATCGCGTGGTGGAACCGGCATCGACGGCGACCGCCGACGAGGCGCCCGCCGCCGATCCTGCGGAGACCCCGCAGTGA
- the kdsA gene encoding 3-deoxy-8-phosphooctulonate synthase gives MNLAGFEVGLDKPFFLIAGPCVIESMELQLQTAGTLKEITSELGIPFIFKSSFDKANRTSGTSFRGPGLEEGLKVLAEVKRQLGVPVLTDVHEYTPMNEVAEVCDVLQTPAFLCRQTDFIRNVASAGRPVNIKKGQFLSPWEMKHVANKAKETGNEQIMVCERGASFGYNNLVSDMRSLSVMRDTNCPVVFDATHSVQLPGGADGKSGGQREFVPVLSRAAMAVGIAGIFMETHPDPDKALSDGPNAWPLPKMRALLETLLEIDRITKKNGFLEDTLTR, from the coding sequence ATGAACCTCGCGGGATTCGAGGTCGGCCTCGACAAGCCCTTCTTCCTCATCGCCGGCCCCTGCGTCATCGAGTCGATGGAGCTGCAACTGCAGACCGCCGGCACGCTGAAGGAAATCACCAGCGAACTCGGCATCCCCTTCATCTTCAAGTCGAGCTTCGACAAGGCCAACCGCACGTCGGGCACCAGCTTCCGCGGCCCCGGCCTGGAGGAAGGTCTCAAGGTGCTGGCCGAAGTGAAGCGCCAGCTCGGCGTGCCGGTGCTCACCGACGTGCACGAATACACGCCGATGAACGAAGTGGCCGAGGTCTGCGACGTGCTGCAGACGCCCGCGTTCCTGTGCCGCCAGACCGATTTCATCCGCAACGTCGCCAGCGCCGGCCGCCCGGTCAACATCAAGAAGGGCCAGTTCCTGTCGCCGTGGGAAATGAAGCACGTGGCGAACAAGGCGAAGGAAACCGGCAACGAGCAGATCATGGTCTGCGAGCGCGGCGCGAGCTTCGGCTACAACAACCTCGTCAGCGACATGCGTTCGCTGAGCGTGATGCGCGATACCAACTGCCCGGTGGTGTTCGACGCGACGCATTCGGTGCAGCTGCCGGGCGGCGCCGACGGCAAGAGCGGCGGCCAGCGCGAATTCGTGCCGGTGCTCTCGCGCGCCGCGATGGCGGTGGGCATCGCCGGCATCTTCATGGAAACGCACCCCGATCCCGACAAGGCCTTGAGCGACGGCCCCAACGCGTGGCCGCTGCCGAAGATGCGCGCGCTGCTCGAGACGCTGCTCGAGATCGACCGCATCACGAAGAAGAACGGATTCCTGGAAGACACACTGACCCGATGA